One window of Nicotiana tomentosiformis chromosome 11, ASM39032v3, whole genome shotgun sequence genomic DNA carries:
- the LOC104106497 gene encoding probable galactinol--sucrose galactosyltransferase 6: MFQFTSISGHRLNPFIITINSQIQKPILTPFSFPINHFSYSLTKPIIPFRSSVSSLPSILAHKGSEVEFEKGVEEEESAMTITPAIRISDRKLVIKDRTILTNVPDNVITTSGAASGPVEGVFIGAEFDQENSRHVVPLGKLQDVKFLSCFRFKLWWMAQKMGDKGSEIPLETQFLLVETKDGSHLGSDNNNNDNNIVYAVFLPLIEGSFRAVLQGNPEDELELCLESGDKDTVSSAFNQAVYVHAGCDPFIVITEAIRAVKLHLKTFRQRHEKKLPGIVDYFGWCTWDAFYQEVTQEGVEAGLESLTAGGVPPKFVIIDDGWQSVGTDVEVEKPLMRLTGLKENEKFQKNKDPTVGIKNIVNIAKEKYGLNYVYVWHAITGYWGGVRPGVKGMEEYGSVMKYPEITKGVMENEPGWKTDAIAVQGLGLVNPKSAYKFYNEMHSYLASAGVDGLKVDVQCILETLGGGLGGRVELTKQYHQALDASVSKNFPDNGCIACMSHNTDALYCSKQTAVVRASDDFYPRDPVSHTIHIACVAYNSVFLGEIMLPDWDMFHSLHPAAEYHGSARALSGGPVYVSDAPGKHNFDVLRKLVLRDGSILRARLPGRPTKDSLFSDPSRDGVSLLKIWNMNKYTGVLGVYNCQGAAWNTVERKNTFHETNSEAITGYVRGRDVHFISEAAVDPNWSGDCALYSNVSAELVVLPHNAVIPISLKVLEHETYTVTPIKVLAPGFSFAPLGLIDMYNAGGAIEGLKYEVKSGAELSELETGYQGEGNLVAEDRIENLSTEAVAVVSMEVKGCGRFGAYSSVKPRKCTVSGDMVDFAYDSDSGLLTLNLDDMPTADQKGHPIEVEV, translated from the exons GGAAGTGAAGTTGAGTTTGAGAAGGGGGTCGAGGAGGAGGAATCCGCTATGACGATTACTCCAGCGATTAGAATTTCCGATAGGAAGCTGGTGATAAAGGACAGAACAATATTAACAAATGTACCAGACAATGTGATTACCACTTCCGGTGCAGCATCAGGTCCAGTGGAAGGTGTATTTATAGGCGCAGAATTCGATCAAGAGAATAGCCGCCACGTCGTGCCGTTAGGAAAATTACAGGATGTTAAATTCTTATCTTGTTTCAGgttcaaattatggtggatggcTCAAAAAATGGGTGACAAAGGAAGTGAGATTCCACTTGAAACCCAATTTTTACTTGTCGAAACCAAAGATGGGTCGCACCTCGGATCCgataacaacaacaatgacaataatattgTTTATGCAGTTTTCCTTCCATTAATCGAAGGTTCATTTCGAGCTGTTCTTCAGGGGAATCCTGAAGACGAGCTTGAATTGTGCCTCGAGAGCGGGGATAAGGATACTGTCAGCTCGGCATTTAATCAAGCAGTTTATGTGCATGCCGGTTGTGATCCGTTTATTGTTATTACAGAGGCGATAAGGGCGGTGAAATTACACCTCAAGACTTTCCGGCAACGGCATGAGAAGAAACTCCCCGGAATTGTTGATTACTTCGGGTGGTGTACGTGGGATGCTTTTTACCAAGAAGTTACTCAAGAAGGTGTTGAAGCCGGCCTTGAAAGTCTCACTGCCGGCGGAGTACCGCCGAAATTCGTCATCATCGATGATGGTTGGCAATCCGTCGGCACGGACGTGGAAGTTGAAAAGCCGTTAATGAGACTTACAGGATTAAAAGAAAATGAGAAGTTTCAGAAGAACAAAGATCCAACAGTGGGGATTAAAAACATTGTGAATATAGCTAAAGAAAAATACGGATTGAATTACGTGTACGTGTGGCATGCAATAACAGGTTATTGGGGCGGGGTCCGACCCGGAGTGAAGGGGATGGAGGAATACGGATCGGTTATGAAGTATCCGGAAATTACAAAAGGGGTGATGGAGAACGAACCTGGTTGGAAAACGGATGCGATTGCGGTTCAGGGTTTGGGTTTGGTTAACccgaaaagtgcttataagtttTATAATGAAATGCATAGTTATTTGGCATCAGCTGGGGTAGATGGATTGAAGGTGGATGTGCAGTGTATATTGGAGACCCTAGGGGGTGGTTTAGGGGGTCGGGTTGAGCTCACGAAACAGTATCATCAAGCTCTTGATGCTTCTGTTTCTAAGAACTTCCCCGATAATGGTTGCATTGCTTGCATGAGCCACAATACTGATGCACTTTACTG CTCAAAGCAGACAGCTGTTGTAAGAGCATCTGATGACTTCTATCCGCGAGATCCAGTCTCACATACCATTCACATTGCTTGTGTGGCATACAATAGTGTGTTCCTTGGGGAAATTATGCTGCCTGATTGGGACATGTTCCACTCCCTTCATCCAGCAGCCGAGTATCATGGCTCGGCTAGGGCGTTGAGTGGTGGACCTGTCTATGTTAG TGATGCACCTGGCAAGCACAACTTTGATGTCCTAAGGAAGCTTGTTCTCCGAGATGGTTCAATTCTTCGAGCTCGTTTGCCTGGTCGACCTACAAAGGATTCCCTTTTCTCCGATCCTTCTCGGGATGGTGTTAG cctcttgaagatatggAACATGAACAAATACACTGGTGTGCTTGGAGTATACAACTGCCAAGGTGCAGCATGGAACACAGTTGAAAGGAAGAACACATTCCACGAAACTAATTCCGAGGCGATAACAGGCTATGTCAGGGGTCGTGATGTCCATTTCATATCTGAAGCTGCCGTAGACCCCAACTGGAGTGGAGATTGTGCTCTTTACTCCAATGTGAGCGCTGAGCTTGTTGTTCTCCCTCACAATGCAGTGATTCCCATTTCTTTGAAGGTCCTCGAGCACGAGACATACACTGTTACACCAATTAAGGTCTTGGCACCTGGCTTCAGTTTTGCACCGTTAGGGCTCATTGACATGTACAATGCTGGTGGGGCGATCGAGGGACTAAAATACGAGGTGAAGTCGGGCGCAGAATTGTCTGAACTAGAGACTGGATACCaaggtgaaggaaatcttgttgCTGAAGATAGAATCGAGAACTTGAGCACAGAAGCAGTTGCAGTAGTGTCGATGGAAGTAAAGGGGTGTGGTCGATTTGGTGCTTACTCGTCTGTCAAGCCAAGGAAGTGCACTGTGAGTGGAGACATGGTTGATTTTGCCTATGACTCAGACTCTGGTTTGTTAACTTTGAATCTTGATGATATGCCTACCGCTGATCAGAAAGGGCATCCCATTGAAGTTGAAGTATAG
- the LOC104106495 gene encoding uncharacterized protein isoform X1 gives MDLKPFKLDIDELINEFGKGGSPSFAEMKKVWVSKKFSYIFEASPSKDQACFVQSLYAYCSGYMVSTHSLLSRLGGLYSLYCLFETQPFKPPFKIYISLGDLKNLRNIVTEAKVKGVKVVPALVKRMLDRNMFLFGSVDVNEGSAAERLDELTEIQNASIRIASKKLFANTRIEHFTHMDMGMELEVDLLKQKSAEYARAKELAIRAARDMVDVENIKHITENQTLIGDVVEKTAEDWKAQKELFYQQTGIDIVKEVQEKFSQQQVAEEQDGNEDFSKELEAVLLSEQNECDFEE, from the exons ATGGACCTCAAACCGTTCAAATTAGACATTGATGAGCTTATAAATGAGTTTGGCAAG GGTGGATCTCCTAGTTTTGCAGAAATGAAGAAAGTGTGGGTTTCTAAAAAGTTCTCCTATATTTTTGAGGCCAGTCCCTCTAAAGATCAGGCATGCTTTGTGCAATCACTCTATGCCTACTGTAGTG GTTACATGGTGTCTACTCATTCTCTTTTGAGTAGACTGGGTGGGCTTTATTCCCTGTACTGCCTTTTTGAGACGCAGCCATTCAAGCCTcctttcaagatttatatatctCTAG GAGACCTGAAGAATCTTCGGAACATCGTCACAGAGGCAAAGGTTAAAGGTGTTAAAGTAGTCCCTGCTTTAGTCAAACGTATGTTAGACAGAAACATGTTTCTTTTTGGGTCTGTGGATGTTAATGAGGGCTCTGCAGCTGAGAGATTAGATGAACTGACGGAAATACAAAATGCAAGTATCCGTATAGCATCCAAAAA GTTATTTGCAAATACCCGGATCGAGCACTTCACCCACATGGATATG GGCATGGAGCTTGAGGTGGATTTGCTTAAGCAAAAGTCAGCAGAATATGCAAGGGCCAAGGAATTAGCTATTAGAG CGGCTAGAGACATGGTGGATGTAGAAAATATAAAGCACATAACAGAGAACCAGACATTGATAGGGGATGTAGTTGAGAAGACTGCTGAGGACTGGAAAGCTCAGAAGGAATTATTCTATCAACAAACAGGCATTGACATTGTAAAGGAAGTGCAGGAAAAGTTCTCCCAACAACAAGTGGCTGAAGAGCAGGATGGCAATGAAGACTTCAGTAAGGAACTAGAAGCAGTGCTATTGTCGGAGCAAAACGAATGTGATTTTGAAGAATAA
- the LOC104106495 gene encoding uncharacterized protein isoform X2: protein MKKVWVSKKFSYIFEASPSKDQACFVQSLYAYCSGYMVSTHSLLSRLGGLYSLYCLFETQPFKPPFKIYISLGDLKNLRNIVTEAKVKGVKVVPALVKRMLDRNMFLFGSVDVNEGSAAERLDELTEIQNASIRIASKKLFANTRIEHFTHMDMGMELEVDLLKQKSAEYARAKELAIRAARDMVDVENIKHITENQTLIGDVVEKTAEDWKAQKELFYQQTGIDIVKEVQEKFSQQQVAEEQDGNEDFSKELEAVLLSEQNECDFEE from the exons ATGAAGAAAGTGTGGGTTTCTAAAAAGTTCTCCTATATTTTTGAGGCCAGTCCCTCTAAAGATCAGGCATGCTTTGTGCAATCACTCTATGCCTACTGTAGTG GTTACATGGTGTCTACTCATTCTCTTTTGAGTAGACTGGGTGGGCTTTATTCCCTGTACTGCCTTTTTGAGACGCAGCCATTCAAGCCTcctttcaagatttatatatctCTAG GAGACCTGAAGAATCTTCGGAACATCGTCACAGAGGCAAAGGTTAAAGGTGTTAAAGTAGTCCCTGCTTTAGTCAAACGTATGTTAGACAGAAACATGTTTCTTTTTGGGTCTGTGGATGTTAATGAGGGCTCTGCAGCTGAGAGATTAGATGAACTGACGGAAATACAAAATGCAAGTATCCGTATAGCATCCAAAAA GTTATTTGCAAATACCCGGATCGAGCACTTCACCCACATGGATATG GGCATGGAGCTTGAGGTGGATTTGCTTAAGCAAAAGTCAGCAGAATATGCAAGGGCCAAGGAATTAGCTATTAGAG CGGCTAGAGACATGGTGGATGTAGAAAATATAAAGCACATAACAGAGAACCAGACATTGATAGGGGATGTAGTTGAGAAGACTGCTGAGGACTGGAAAGCTCAGAAGGAATTATTCTATCAACAAACAGGCATTGACATTGTAAAGGAAGTGCAGGAAAAGTTCTCCCAACAACAAGTGGCTGAAGAGCAGGATGGCAATGAAGACTTCAGTAAGGAACTAGAAGCAGTGCTATTGTCGGAGCAAAACGAATGTGATTTTGAAGAATAA